Within the Channa argus isolate prfri chromosome 12, Channa argus male v1.0, whole genome shotgun sequence genome, the region TGGAAGTTCCAGACCAGTTACATCAAAGGAAGTCAACCATAAATGTTTGTTCTCAGGGGGAATCTGTCTGTTTCAGTAACTGCGCCACattacaaaatactgtacagtctGGACAGTTGTGTCCTGGTCAAATAGAGTTAAgttctaataaaaatgtatttcaacacACACCGATTTTTATCTCTTTGAACCAAATATCATTGGTGCTAGTAGGATTAGTGCTTTTATATCTCAAACATATTAGCCTGTGTGATCACTACAAGGCAGGgattttaatgctgaaataaaGCATCTTTTGCGGCAGGCTTAAAACCCCCATgtggataaataaaagtgatGTTAACCTTTCCAAATTGAGCTCATTTTGGTCTAAATGTCCCATGAGTCCTGCTGCCGCCTGCAAACAGCAGGGCTACTGAGAGCTACTGAGGGAGACAAAGTGTAATTAGGGGAGACCTTAACGACCAAGGGAGGGATCCTCATTATGGCCGCATGTCGACCATACAAATGACCCCAGTGGGTGCAACCTTATACTACGTGCATTGAAGCAAGTTACTTTGTTGCTGCGTGACCTTTTTTCTCCCGTAATGGCAGAGACAATTTTTCACTGTGCTTttgattaaaatttgttttgctcAGTTCCACTGCAATGTTTTTGCAATTGTGTGCACTACAgcctaatgttttatttaagaatatttcttcctttttaagATGTGGTTCTGCACTGCAGTCCACATTCATTCTCCCTGCTGCAGAATCTGTTTTTTAAGATAACATCTGCATAATGATTTGCTTATGCCTCGGCCTATGTAGACAGTAATGACTGACATTTGTATTTACTTATATATCATATACAAAGTTACACATAATAAAAAGCGGATGAAGggcaacatttctttttatgtacTCACTGGGGAGAGGggcaggcagaggaggagggaatTGACCGATCTTCAGACGCAGATAGAGAGGTTTGTGTATACACTTGTAGCAACACAAACAGGAGATGCAGCCTCGATAAGGAAATTAAGGGAAAGGGTGCAACTCAAATAAGCCCAGACTGATGCACCAACATCCccgtctctctgtgttttgctctctctctcacttgttGTCAGTTACAGAAAGcgatttagagagagagagggagatgaaaGTTTAAGCGATAACTGCTGAGGAACGTCATTTGGATAATCTGGAAGCTCTGCAGAAAAGCATTCCATGGAATTTCTCATCAGAATTGGATGCAGGACTAAACACAACCCTTCGAAACTCACATTTCTCTTTTACAAAGATCACACGTCTCTGGCGCTCAAGTGATACAGCAGTCAGCTTTTGGATCAAACATGGGTCGTCATTTTAGATTTGAAGGACAAACACTGCACCCAAAGCAATTGCAGGTTACAGTGCAGTGAGAACACCCACAGGTGGTTCACAGATTGCGATTTGGTTGTGTGAGTTATGCACGTTTGTGGTCTACAAGTGAAGCACAGCATCCACAGACATTCAGAAGGATATACAGAATCTGTGAGGTGGTTGCTGACTGCACAGAGAGAAGACGAGACGGGGATGGTTCGGAAGTTTTGCTTTTGGTAAGGACTCAAATATGCAGTTAATCCGATCTGATCTAAAAcgttgtatttttatgtaagaTGAGGAAGAATGATGTACTTGGAGTCACCTTTTCTAAACCCCAAAGAAGAAATCATAACCCTATTTGTCAAAGTGATGCTATTAAACATcaccaaaacattttctctgagTCATGGGAAAATCTGAAGAAACAATGAAGGACTCTGATCAATCAAAGGATAACCCTCTTACCTGGGATTCTGACCAGTCCTGGGGTTCATACCTAAAACCAGCAGCAAGTCTCTGCCTTAACACTTTAGATTTCTCAGACCTCTGGGATGAGGAAGACAGTACAGAGGACGAGGGAACTAATTCAACCAGTGAATCCTCAGTGTGTCTCCAGGCCCCTCCAGCACCCcctcctctacctcctcctcttGCACCAGCTTTGCCCTCAGCCTCCTCTAAAAGTGCAACCAAATGTCGCACCTTGAAGCTTCACTGGCGGGAACTCCAGACCTTGGCTCCTCTTCCCAGGATGACCCGCTTTGGGACTCAGACTATTTGGGCCGGCCTTGAGAAAGCCCAGTTGGATACTAATCAGTTGGTATACCTGTTTGAATCTAAGGGCAGTAGCACCTGCTTTAACATCGTTTCTGCGCGGCAGGTAAGACTAAACTATGGTTTTGTCATATTAACTAATGTTTTAcgcatttaaacttttattgatTGTCAGCTTGAAATATACATCTACAGAAAATTACCTTTTGATATGTAATGcttaaaacaaacctaaaatgcACTTACAAAAGTATTTATTGAAGTATCTCCTACGCCTATCTGTATTTCAACAATACCAGCCACCAGTCTCAGTGTTGGGGATGAAGCGCAGTAACATTGTGACCATAGCATTGAGAAGGTTACCCCCTCCCCGACTCCTCCCTCCTGCTATCTACAGCATGGACAGCAGCGTGCTTGACAGAGAGGATGTTCAGGTACAGTAGAGGTTGCGTCCTTCAGACTTTGAGCGTCAGCATTTGATTACCCTCTAAAGTTTGCTTTTGTTGGATAGGAAGCTTACTGTCTTCATATTTACTGTGGCAAAATGAAACCTGGGGGAAGAGAGACACAGATAACAGTCCCAATGAAGGTAATGCTTTTACATCCCTTCTAAAACAGCGGCTTCAGGCATTAATCCCAACAGAGGAGGAGCTTTGTCTGATCAAGGAGGCCAAGACCCAGAACCCCCACTCTCCTCTGGCACAAGCTGAACTCTGTCTGCTTACTATAGGGGAAATCCCTCACCTGAGATCCAGGCTTCAGCTGTGGGCCTTTGCACTGGACTATGACTCCTTGGAAagggtaaatataaaaaaattaaaaatacactaaatgACAGCAtttcacaaagacagaaatcTGTTTTCCAACCCACTATGAATGAAGTAAATCAGggcaaaaactgcaaaatttgCATTAACAAATGATACGTGAGCATCAGACAATCCAGAAAGTATTGTTCACCTGACATGGTGAGCAAAAACACCATGATGATGGCATCACCAGAGATGTCACcagagttaaaataaaacatggattTCATGTAttacatgtcaaactgtcctttAATTTTGTCCATCCTCATTACAGGAAATTGCTGAGCCCCTATTCCACTTGAAGTTAGCCATGGAACAGCTAGCAACCAGCCAGACCTTTAGATGTATTCTAGCAACAGTGCTAGCAATTGGTAACTTTCTCAATGGATGTAAGGTGGGTGCTCTGTGATCTCTTTATGTAATCCATTTTTAAAGCAGTTGGAAATGTTAGTGAGTCTATTTCTTCTTTCATATTTTAACATGCCAAGGCCCGTGGTTTTGAGCTAAGTTACTTAGCCAAGCTGTCCCAGGTGAGGGATACACGTTCCCGCCAGCCCCTGCTACACCACGTCTGTGTGTTACTGCTGCAGCTCTACCCACAGTCCTCTGACCTCTACTCTGACATCACTGCTGTTACTCAAGCTGGCAAAGTGCGTAGTTTCAGTTGTGTGTCTCCTGGGGGGGAGGGGAGCTCTGTGTTACATAAATATAGTATAAATGCTGAAATATCAATCACAGAAAAATAAGCAATATaccgtttttatttattaataacttATTTAACAATCTATTGTGAATCCCCTTCCCACaaaaatttcccttcttttCCTGATTTTACAGTGTGACTACTCCCTAGTCCAATCCAATCTTACTCAGCTAGAGGCCATGTGCAAGACATCATGGGAGCAGATGAAGGTACTGGAGAAAACAGAGGAcaagaagaaaggaggaaaggTGGACAAAAGGAGGGGCGGAGGAGATGAGGCCTTGGGCCTTGAAGGCTTGCTCCGTCCCCGGCTGCCAAAGATTCTGAAGGAGTGCGAGGAGAAGTTAAAAGTCCTCCGAGCTGTCCATCGTCGAGTTATGAACAGGTgtctaaaacaataaataacagtaaACAAATAATCTGGGTCATTAGggctgtactgtactgtaaacctcctcatttttgtttgtccagGTTCCACTCCTTCCTCTTATTTCTAGGCTATTCCCGAGCTATGGTAAGAGAAGTCAAAGCAGAAGACTTCTGTAAAACCATCAGTAACTTTTCTCTGGAGTACAGGACCGCACAACAAGCCATACTGCTGCAGAAAGAGCTGGAACGACGgaaaagtgaaacagaaaacCCAGGTTCTAACATTCCTGTAGGCAGAAGAAAATTTCAACAAACTGCCACGCAGGTTGTCTTTTAAGACACACAAAGTCTGATTCTAGACAAAATTAGGAGACACAGTTCTACCAGGTTTTTATTAATTCAGTATCTGCTGATTCACCAGGCGAGTGAAAAAAGTGAGGAGCAGTGTAAGCTGGAAGAGGTGCTGAGGACACCTGATTCCACCTTGAAGCCAGATGCCACTCTGCCTCGAACCCGCAGGAAGATGGCCAACATCCAGGGTACTTGATTTGATAAACACAgtgtttgttaaatgtttcattctTTCACACATTCATCTAAATCCATACTTCTTTACTTTCCAGGTACATTGCCACATAAACTGAAGTGGTGATCCTGCTGTTGTCCTGCACAATCAAAAGCCATTCATTCACTGTGCCATTGGtatttaaaagcacattttgttCTGACTGCTATTTATGCCATTAGTGTTATGATTCATATTTTGCAGCACAATGTTGTTCAGTTTTACAAAAATGGACAGGTGCAGGATGCATTAGAACAGAACTGTACTTGTTaattattacattgtttttatagtcagttttgcagtttttcagcaatAGAAAAGTGCCTAGAAATATCACACACATTTCAACTTCCAAATGATGCtggataaaaaaatgttttggaaaaaatacatattacaaaaatgtgtgtgcaaacCAAAGTTATTATCTTGGGTAAAAGATAAATGTGTGCACAGAGAGACCAACCATTCTAATTTTCATACAACATTTTTGAGACCATTTTGATGGTGTCAAAgcaatttgttacatttattacaCTGTTACCTTAAAATCATTATATTGATTAATTAAAAGTGTTACACTGTTACATCACATGTCTTAacgctattttttttaatgttatatcGTTTTCTGGAACTATGTGCTATTGTTACGTCACCTTTTTTGCACGGTCTTGCAGTACTACTCAGCTGGTGCTCACGACctctattaataataaaataacagttcCTCAACTTGTCCTTTTGAATTATTTCTCAAAGCTGATTCATGAAAGTTTAGAGGGGACATGGggcaatgtttattttaaacaattgaTATTCATATCAGTCCGGTGAAGCCTAAACGGGTGTCGTCATTCCTGAGCCGAAGTGGGGAGCATATCTGCCAATCAGTGACGCCAATCCAAACAGAACAGTTTACACATCCAATCGGAAACGGGGTAGAAGCAGTGGGCGTCGCCCTCCCCGTTGAGAGTGTCAGTCGACGCCATTTCGTGTCCACTGGTTTCAAGGTGATACAGTCTGCACACCCGTAATCGGATCTTTACCTACTCAAGTAAAAACAGCATTGaattttactcatttttaatattaagcTCCTGGTGAGTATTTTTAACCGAGAgatttttccctgtttttttattttttcctgacTTTTATCCGTGTTtgggactttttgtttttatttttaatgcatttttcctGGCTGGTATTCCTGAGACTGTGTTGGCTTTAGTGGCGTACATTTTGTCATGGCAGTATCAGCTGCGCAGAAACTAGTTTGAAGTAGCTTCCACGGCaagatttttccttttatttttcgAATAAGACATTTCGAAAGCTCAATTTTTCAGGCGCCGCTGTGTTACAGTATTGTTTATCTGGTTGTGGTCATTTTCGAGGGAAGAAATATGGAAGATTGTTCCAGGCTTTTCTGGACAGTGTTTAAAACGTGTCGCCCTTTTTCtggaaatatgcttttaagaGGTTTTTCATTCTCATCGTGTGTTTTGCACCCACCTGTAACTTGATTTGCAGTCGTTGACATTGACTCATTTATTCTCTGTGATCTGGGCAGTGCTGAGACAGTGTATCATCTGCAGCAAATCACTCAGGAATGGTTATTTTTCAGGCACGGTGGGTTTCTCTCCCCCCCCCAGTGACAAATGGGTGCGTTTTATGGAACATTAACACAAGTGTTTCAATCTGTTGTGCAGACCTGAGATTTCTGTAGCATGGGTGCAacttattttgtacatttaattgTGATGTAATCATTAAAgtttatttgcacattattaAGACTACATTAGCAAGTAGTAGTTTATTCTTAATATCCTAAGAAGGAGGTCTACAGAGCCCAATCGAGCTGTATTTAGGCCTAGACCTCTTaactgtttttttggtttttttttcataattttatagTATCTGACTCATAAGTTGTGCATGTGTTAGTAGGAAACTCCTAATTTGCAACAAAGGTTCACATCATGATGGCAGAGTAGATTTGCAGTTGACTATCGCTTCCCAGACTGCAAGATCTGTGTTCTACCCCCTACTGCACACTATTCCCCCCCCTTGGCCCTAAATGTGTCCtctggaagtgtccttgagcaggagTCCCACCAGGCTCCAGGGGCGCTGTTCTGCAGCCCACCCTGGCCCCTTGCAAGGAGGGCAAGCAGGACTAAAAAGCAGTGAGCCACCAAGTCCCCCAGACTGGTGATGCTCTCCACTAACACCCGTGTCTGATATTTCcccacaaacaaacagcaacttTTGCAGACAAATAAGTTCATCATAAAAATTCCATATGGTTGTCGTATCACTATTTGAACTGGCAACAGACACAGCATCTGCTGAGCTGACAGAGACGCCTGTCCTGTACAACAATAAACCACTATCAGAACGAAGAAGTAAAGCCACaacagaacacatttttttatatttatgcatgtcaaagcagccaaaacattacaattgGTTGTTTTCCTCCCCTTAACTTTGTTTCCACAATTTGCCTTCTCAGGTCCTCCCCTGctttgcaaaaatattaatatatattataatattctaatttatggttttgtttcccctttttagtttttgaagCCACTTTTTTGAACAGCAGCAAATCGTAAGTTGGTctcgacttttttttttttttttttacctcaacttttgcttttttgtttttcttttttttttgactcccTTTGTGGCAAACCCCTCTCCCTCTTTCAGGTTTCTTACAGCAAGTAGCATgtagtgttttgtatttttgtgctGTGAATATAGAAAATTAACTGGTTCAGTCTGTTTGGAACTACTGACCTGTTAAATGAACCCCCCTCATGTGTTCCCAGTTTATGACCATAAAACCCATAATGTTTATTGTTGATTATAAAAGACTAGATTCGCACCAAATTGCTGAACAAGACTCCCTCCTTCAGCCAGTCCTCAAATTAGGGGCTGGCACCAACAAAGGcaaaattaatcatttttaatgccttgtcttttctttttaagtgtGTATGTCATTTCATGGAGTGAAGTCTGGgacattacattacaaatacaaaatcaacTGCTTCTTACAAGGCGCAGTAATAACAGTGATGGTCACCATTTTTTATACCCATTAATAGTTTGTTAGCCGTTAAAGGAGCATGCAATACCATTAATCACTAACTTATTCCGTTATcactaatatatatttaaaataaaaattttttttattttttattttccttttgattttagtttaaGAACCTCATAAAATCTCTTAAGGTTTAGATCTTATGTAAAagtttctccattttcttttaataattatattatctATACTGTGTGTTAAGACAAACATATACATATGCCATTGTACACACATATCCATATTAACTGCACAACAGCTCTTTCTGTCCTGTCTGTGTTCAAGCATATTTCCTGAGGGTGGCCAGTGCAGTTTTTTTCACAGTTGAAGCACAAATATTAAGCCATGACACACTGAACCTACAATAAAATGAGGTCAAGAAAAGGGACTGACTTCAGGAACTGTCATATTTATTTCTTAGACATGAatggaaatgttaaatatgaaggGCTCCATAAACTAGTACAACAACCAGGGTGAACACCATCTTCATGAAGcttataatatataaattattagATCCTTATTTGAACTGGTAGGCCATCTGGCCTTTGACAGGAACTCATTAACAGATATGGTGATGCACACTGCACATTTCCTaacatgaaatattaacatCCAACACAGACACTGCCAAATAATTTGATGCTGGCCTGAGAACAGTCCCTGAAAGTGGACAGCCTGTGCCAAACACAGACTGATTGTATTAGCAAAACAGCACTGGTGTTTACAAGTAGAACAAATAGACAATCACTATAAACTAAAATTTGTAAACATAACGCCACTTAAGAAAAGCATCATAAGCTTCACTAATTTTACCAATGGTGACATTATATTTATATGCTATTGCTTTTTAGTCCAACACATTAAGTATGTAAGCTTGTATGGTCCAACTCCAATATCttaaaaagatcaaataaatCTGGTAGCGTCAAACAATAACAGCCTGACTGGATGTGTTCACTATCGCTTTTTGCAGTGTATTCGTATAAACCCTGGATATTCCCACGTGAACCCCAACATGCCACAGAGAATTCCAAACATTCACTAAGTGGGGTGTGTCGGTCTCTCCTCCCCTCCATCTGGATTTGTAGACAGTCTGTCAGCTTGCCAAGCAATAGAAACCTCTCAGCTAATTCATGAAGGGGAGAGCACAGAGCATTATTCTTTGGCTAGACAGCCTGCCTCAAACAATGTAATCCCCTACTAGTAGCTGCTGGCCATAGAGGGACaggtggctgctgctgctgggataCTGTAATTCCCAACTAGCAGCAGGTGGGATATACTGTGCGCTCATAACAGCTGAAGTTGTGCATAATAACGTGAACAGAACTGAAGATTCATGTgcatttaacaaaagaaaaagattgcAAAGGGAAAAAGTGAGAATCAAATTCATGTACATTCGAGGATATTTGAGAAACACAAAGCTGCACTGGCTTAAGAGATCATTCACCAGCActgacagaaaggaaaaaataatataaGCCTCCTGCTTTTGATTATGGCTACTTCCAAAATAGTATGAGGATTCACTACTGctacacaaactgaacattaaaaGTGTTGTTACTTTAAGAACActgtttcttattttcttcattattatCAAGTTATTAGAagtaaaaaagtcaaaatgcacTACTTGTTTTTGTCATAACAACCATTTATCCTGCAGGTTTTTTATGGCAGCCTCcatctttttaaacatttaatccactatcctttttttttttttttttacactcctCAACCAAACATTTGGAGGTGCAGTAGATGTTTCCCCACAGTCACTGACTTCATCTCTTATAGTTCCTCGATGACCCTCTTCTCTCCAACAGAGTCAGGCAGGCAGGCCTCCACCGACCCAAGTACAGGCATAATGGAGTGAGTGCTGGCTGCTTTAATGTCCCTGACTGTCTGTTCTGCTCTCTCATGTTCATTTTTAGAGGCTCCTCTATCCCTATTGAGAGCACAAGCAcacatttagtgtgtgtgtgtgtgtgtgtacattaaaAAACCAGTACTCCTGCTGACTGAAtccacctgaaccaaatgtacAGTGTTTCCTCTTTGTGCAAACATAAATATACAAGCATTAGGAGTTAATATAAGTGCCATTACAAGTGGCTGTTCTGTTAGTTAATGAGAACAAATTTGCACGGTGTACTTCAGCCTGTAATTAGTGTTGATTTCATAAGCCGTTTATTTGCTAGCTGAACAGATGcactcatttttatttatgaaaaaaatgtttgcattctcTGATTTACATTGATAAGATTTAATTTCTTTGGATTTTAGGCTGCTCGTTGGacagcatttagttttttctgacACTATATGACACTTTATAGATGCAATGTTCAAAAAATAAGGAGCAGTTAATTTGAGTAATGAAAATCCTGATTACTTGTAGCGTTCTGCACACCCACATTTTAGTGTTCAggtattatatttaaaacatccaAGCTACTGTGCGAACACTGATTGTATTCACTGTAAAATAGCCTAAATCTCAGGTTGACTTTGGTCAAGTGTAGCAGAGATAATCTACACAtttcaaagcagagaaaagggcCTTCCAAAGACTTCTaagacaaaataatatatatcTTTGTGCttataagctttttttttctaccatttCTCATCCACTAAATATAAATTTTCCCCCAGTCTcaactttttttctcctttttcttacCCTTCCTCCTTGCCCACCTCTCTCTATCTTGCATAGTTGGTCGTCGTCGTCCTCCACCTCCAGCCTGATGGCCAGCAGCAACGTGACCAACAAGACCGACCCCCGATCTCTCAACTCACGTGTTTTCATCGGCAACCTCAACACCCTGCTGGTCACCAAAGCTGACGTGGAGGCCATCTTCTCCAAATATGGCAAGGTTGTTGGCTGCTCCATCCACAAGGGCTACGCCTTCGTCCAGTATTCCAATGAGAGGAATGCCCGTGCTGCCGTGGCCGGAGAGGACGGCCGCATGATTGTTGGACAGGTCCTAGGTGAGGTATAAGGGGATTATGgctaatgttgttgttgtgcagGGTTAAAACATGGTACCCATCAAATAATTTTGCCTTGCTTACACCTAAACTTTGTAGATACATCCTTGAACTATGAACTGTAAAAATGAAGCTACATCCAGTAGCAataatcatatttaaatatgataaatatgtttatattcaGTGAATTTACCCTTTTTCCTATTTGTGTTCAAGGTCCCGGCAGTGTTGGAGCTTTGAAAGTGGTAGAGCTtagtttaataatgtaaaataaccaAAAAGTGTTAACCAATTgactaaaaagacacaaatcatcgccaaaaaacacaaatatgaccAATGACATATGGAAAAATTTCAAAAAGGCACATAAACTGACAGAAAACGCTCGGAATGAGTAAAATGACATTCACATGTGttataactttaaattaaattgtcttCAAATAACAACCCAGAacccatttttgttttgcagcagctGAGTCTGTGTGCTGCCCTCTAGTGTTAAAACCAGGGATTACAGGTTTGTTTTGTACATGGGAAATGTAAAATTATCTTTTCACTGCTGTCTGTAACTGACCTGTTTGGTGCTCCAAGCAGATTCAAATGTCAGTAATTATGTGCAAATACCATCTGTGTGGGCCTAAAACCTGCAGtatctttaaaaataacatcagACAGGTGATGAAGTGAGTGAATGTGTTAATTAAAATTTCACACTTTCTGTCCATAAcctgttaattttttttccctcccactTATCACAGTTACCAACTCTTTCTTTGACTCAGTGTTTTCCTCCCTCAGACATCAACCTGGCAGGCGAGCCGAAGCCTCACAGATCAAAGACAGTGAAGCGTTCTGCAGGAGACATGTACAGGTGTGTACACAAGGCTTAAGCTTAATACAAAGGTATTTCAGTAATCCAGCATTCAGACACACTTTTGAAGCATACTGTGTCAACTATACAAAAACTGTTGGTAATCTTTGTGCTCTTTCTTCACTACCGCTACAGCTCATCTTTAGAGTTGGACTTTCAAAGAGATTACTATGATAGGTATGCTGTGCATTCTTTACACTTTGGGTTTAAACAATCGATGTGCAAATACTGAAGATTAAAAAtacttgttcttgttcttggGATGTAATCCCCAGGATGTACTCCTACCAGTCGCGattgcctcctcctcctccacccctcTCCCGTGCTGTCATTCCCTCCAAGCGTCCCAGGGTCAGTTTGAGCGGAGGGGGAAACCGTCGAACCAaaactagcttctcttcatccTCCAAAAGCAGTCAGAGGGCCTCACGTACAAGTAGGTCCCACACAGAGAGTTTTCCTAGTTGTCTTGCTGAGGACTACAGTTTCCTAAAGAATTTCCTCCCACTTCTTGTCCCACAGTGAAGGCAGATGATCTGCAGACCATTAAGAGAGAGCTCACACAGATCAAACACAAGGTGGACTACTTGTTGGAAAGCTTAGAACGCATGGAGAAAGATCACAGCAAGAAGTCTGGTAATGGTAAAGCAACATTTATTTCTGCTTGCAATGTTATAAATAGTtcttaattattgttttattcgATGGCCGGTTTTAtcgcaaaacaaaatgttgatgACATAATTCTACTTATTGGCCATCTTATTTTCTTATAATATGCCATCAGAAAGACACCACAGTATATTAAAAACACTTGGCACCAAAGAAGCAGAATCTATCAGtccaaatttcatttttttagtttttgtaagtCATAAGATGTTTTCTGTGAATCATACTGCAATGGGGTGAGTCATGAAAAGCCATTTGCAAATGCTAAATGTATAAATGCTATTCAATAAAATTGGCCATAATCTCTCAGAGCTAACTAGCATTAGTGGTGGTTAAGTTGAGGCAGAGGTTTGGATGTGGGTGTCAGTCAGCCTTCTTCATATTCAACCTTCCTTGTCACTTTGGAGAAGAATTCATGAGGCAGATGATACTAAACAGCTACCGTCATCTGCTTGCGCATCATCTTTTCAGAGATGAAGAGCTCCAAACCAGAGCCTGGTGAGGTTTCCCCTCTTCACTCATCTACTTCCAGCAAGAAGGAGGACAGCCTAAAACGGGACAGAGAGAGCCAGGACCTGAATGACTCTGAGGAGGAGGGAGACCTGCTGGAAGACGAAGATGAGGTGAGAAAGCAGAGCGAGAGCTAAGATGGCAGTGACATTCAAGGAAGCTACTCCTCATGAGAGATGatgagtgtttctgtttcagcaTGAAGGATTGACAGAGTTGTTTTTAACGTTGGTGTTGTAGACATTCATTCATTACAcaagtaattaataaaacagataTTTTCCACTTTACCTTCTGTGCAGATTaaaagcagagggagagaggaggatgagg harbors:
- the hnrnpc gene encoding heterogeneous nuclear ribonucleoproteins C1/C2 isoform X7, with translation MASSNVTNKTDPRSLNSRVFIGNLNTLLVTKADVEAIFSKYGKVVGCSIHKGYAFVQYSNERNARAAVAGEDGRMIVGQVLAAESVCCPLVLKPGITDINLAGEPKPHRSKTVKRSAGDMYSSSLELDFQRDYYDRMYSYQSRLPPPPPPLSRAVIPSKRPRVSLSGGGNRRTKTSFSSSSKSSQRASRTMKADDLQTIKRELTQIKHKVDYLLESLERMEKDHSKKSGNEMKSSKPEPGEVSPLHSSTSSKKEDSLKRDRESQDLNDSEEEGDLLEDEDEIKSRGREEDEEEGEQEEGEDDGDSANGDEC